One part of the Neodiprion virginianus isolate iyNeoVirg1 chromosome 3, iyNeoVirg1.1, whole genome shotgun sequence genome encodes these proteins:
- the LOC124301640 gene encoding syntaxin-5 produces MPARRRRGGSEHEIDPMITTSNSAYQNRDFGHQYYNDRVVSQQLDINNKQQEANLVTMTSRDRTKEFANAIRTMQGRTVARAAVMRDPRQARQIQSYSNFMMIAKNIGKNIASTYTKLEKLALLAKKKSLFDDRPSEIQELTYIIKGDLNSLNQQIAKLQEVGRQQRESLGTTRGHHLASHSSSVVVALQSKLANMSNHFKNVLEVRTENLKQQQCRREQFTQGSVSSSLPPSAVSGRQGSLLLQEQANSSSVSIDLEPAMGQQVMQRQAVLYDETDTYVQSRSDAMQNIESTIVELGGIFQQLAHMVKEQEEMVERIDSNIQDTELNVEAAHGEILKYFQSVTNNRWLMIKIFAVLIFFFIFFVVFVA; encoded by the exons ATGCCAGCGCGTAGACGACGAGGTGGCTCCGAACACGAAATTGATCCAATGATCACAACCTCCAACAGTGCATATCAAAATCGTGATTTTGGACATCAATACTACAATGATAGAGTTGTTTCTCAACAACTAGATATCAACAATAAACAGCAAGAAGCTAACTTAGTGACAATGACTTCGCGAGACAGGACCAAAGAGTTTGCGAATGCGATTCGCACGATGCAGGGAAGGACAGTGGCGCGAGCCGCTGTTATGAGAGATCCTAGACAGGCTCGTCAAATACAGAGTTATTCCAATTTTATGATGATTGCTAAGAATATTGGAAAGAATATCGCTAGCACTTACACCAAACTGGAAAAACTTGCGTTGC TGGCAAAGAAGAAATCGTTGTTTGACGATAGACCATCAGAAATCCAAGAATTGACTTACATCATAAAAGGGGATTTGAATAGTTTGAATCAGCAAATAGCAAAATTGCAAGAAGTAGGTAGACAACAGCGGGAGAGTCTTGGGACGACACGTGGCCATCACCTTGCCTCTCACTCCTCTTCTGTAGTCGTCGCTCTGCAATCAAAATTAGCCAACATGTCTAATCACTTCAAAAACGTTCTTGAAGTGAGGACAGAA AACTTGAAACAACAACAATGCCGAAGGGAACAGTTTACACAAGGATCGGTATCTTCGTCGTTACCTCCTAGTGCAGTATCAGGGCGTCAAGGTTCCTTGCTTCTTCAAGAACAAGCAAATTCTTCCTCTGTTAGCATCGACTTGGAACCCGCAATGGGACAGCAAGTAATGCAGCGTCAAGCAGTCCTCTACGACGAAACA GATACTTATGTACAGTCGAGATCAGATGCTATGCAGAATATTGAATCTACAATTGTTGAACTTGGAGGAATCTTTCAACAACTGGCTCACATGGTCAAAGAACAGGAAGAAATGGTTGAAAG GATAGACAGCAACATACAAGATACCGAGTTAAACGTAGAGGCTGCGCatggtgaaattttaaaatacttCCAATCAGTCACGAACAATCGGTGgctgatgataaaaatttttgctgttCTTATATTCTTCTTTATATTCTTCGTTGTCTTTGTAGCATAG
- the LOC124301639 gene encoding zinc finger protein 502-like, with protein MEMEVEKIETAECVSQVQLASIQECRICLKNCNQFWELFQNDEDIPRKIMAFAAIQVEHGDGLPSVICFSCRQLLDMSYDFKCQVEKSDAALRKILLSNLKVNGDAAKELLSQSINDVITEAIADEIPNQQTGIKELEMQSVSKSQAAQEMNRVVLTNFDDKQSTVAFEISEECMSGNESSQEEEMQDKSLSAESIDKQIEKDDDFSQREIISALESTEILLDDQGVTVGKLIDSTDQNIEPEPIKQEDMPLSEECELLEGERNNQDEIIFHDDLKFELKNSLLSEGEDEADVSSESVKLKPNNCQIFNEEMNDSDEEKPLITRTSRRKCPHCIKSFATNLALQRHMTIHKHKTKLRYVCYLCDKQFSTVAKLKNHVSDNHDSLKNDNRVDIDNNCGAIDTDRKGEKLEKDIDISIYKQKTDKKNYKMKCKVCAKQFTYQKSFLSHIKTHPEYEKCENSDNHSMPLTTIEESLEHQTDSSHSKINESDDDDLPLEGLQCTQCGKLFATKGNLKRHVSTHSGLRFNCSTCGKEFSRLDKLKDHEQSKHKAEIFGASDDEDEDTDNESRPNEGAESKRKEKKCRPHQCAMCPKAFAQAQSLANHMERHKRIKEPQKRFLCEVCSKCFAQSGSLVAHMRTHTGIKPYVCNVCSRAFTKSTYLQLHLRTHSGEKPYICQYCSRAFARANTLARHITMHTGEAKYHCQICMKSFRRLTSLNEHTYTHTGQRPYACKICSKRYNNAGSLYAHTKKCRAQQLSGSASTYTVAVDNANQNDVSTVPQMLIYSQRKIVPSEPQAAQPPTPQYLVTAVQSQKTLPTHISQSFSVGDPHFYAIDGKQLKNPYYTIYPNM; from the exons ATGGAAATGGAAGtggaaaaaatagaaacagcCGAATGTGTTTCGCAAGTTCAGTTAGCTTCTATCCAGGAGTGTCgtatttgtttaaaaaattgcaaccAGTTTTGGGAATTATTCCAAAATGATGAGGATATTCCAAGAAAAATCATGGCGTTTGCAGCTATACAG GTAGAACACGGCGACGGTCTCCCAAgtgttatttgtttttcatgtCGTCAGCTATTGGATATGTCATATGATTTCAAATGTCAGGTTGAAAAATCTGATGCTGCTTTACGTAAAATATTGCTATCGAATTTAAAAGTAAACGGAGATGCAGCTAAGGAGTTATTATCACAATCGATCAATGATGTTATCACGGAAGCCATTGCTGATGAAATTCCTAATCAGCAAACAGGAATAAAGGAATTGGAAATGCAGAGTGTATCAAAATCGCAAGCTGCACAAGAGATGAACCGTGTAGTATTGACTAATTTTGATGATAAACAAAGTACAGTAGCTTTTGAAATCAGTGAGGAGTGCATGAGTGGTAACGAATCCTCACAAGAGGAGGAAATGCAGGACAAAAGCCTAAGCGCTGAATCAATTGATAAGCAAATAGAGAAAGATGACGATTTCAGCCAGCGGGAGATAATATCTGCTTTGGAGAGTACAGAGATATTGCTGGATGACCAGGGTGTTACAGTAGGTAAATTAATTGATTCGACAGATCAAAATATTGAACCAGAACCCATTAAACAAGAGGATATGCCATTGTCAGAGGAATGTGAATTGTTAGAAGGAGAGAGGAACAATCaggatgaaattatttttcatgatgATCTCAagtttgaattaaaaaatagtttACTTTCTGAAGGGGAAGACGAAGCTGATGTTTCGTCTGAATCGGTTAAATTAAAACCCAacaattgtcaaatttttaatgaagAAATGAATGATAGTGACGAAGAGAAACCATTGATCACGAGAACCAGCAGACGAAAATGTCCTCACTGTATCAAGAGCTTTGCCACAAATCTAGCTTTGCAACGACACATGACCATTCACAAGCACAAAACTAAATTGAGATATGTTTGCTACTTGTGTgacaaacaattttcaactgtTGCAAAGTTGAAGAATCATGTGTCAGATAATCATgattctttgaaaaatgataacagAGTTGATATTGATAATAACTGTGGTGCAATAGATACTGATAGAAAAGGGGAAAAGTTAGAGAAAGACATTGACATTTCGATATACAAACAGaaaacagataaaaaaaattataaaatgaaatgcaaAGTCTGTGCGAAACAGTTCACCtatcaaaaatcatttctttccCACATTAAGACTCACcctgaatatgaaaaatgtgaaaattcaGATAATCATTCCATGCCGCTGACAACGATAGAAGAATCGCTGGAGCATCAAACTGATTCGTCTCATTCCAAAATAAACGAAtccgacgacgacgatttACCTCTCGAAGGTCTACAGTGCACTCAATGTGGTAAACTTTTTGCAACAAAAGGAAACCTGAAAAGGCATGTATCTACCCACAGTGGTCTTAGATTCAATTGTTCAACATGTGGAAAGGAATTCTCTAGATTAGATAAACTCAAAGATCATGAGCAGTCCAAACACAAAGCAGAAATATTTGGGGCATCTGATGATGAAGATGAGGATACAGATAACGAAAGTAGACCAAATGAAGGTGCCGAATCCAAAAGGAAG GAAAAAAAGTGCAGACCTCATCAATGCGCTATGTGTCCAAAGGCATTTGCGCAGGCGCAATCATTGGCCAACCATATGGAACGACACAAACGCATCAAAGAGCCGCAAAAACGTTTCCTTTGTGAAGTATGCAGTAAGTGCTTTGCACAAAGTGGATCGCTAGTAGCCCATATGAGAACTCATACAGGAATTAAGCCATACGTTTGCAATGTTTGCAGTAGAGCATTTACAAAGAGTACATATTTGCAGTTGCATCTCCGCACACATAGTGGTGAAAAACCATACATATGTCAGTATTGCAGTAGAGCATTTGCTAGAGCTAATACGTTAGCTAGACATATAACGATGCATACAGGAGAAGCGAAATATCACTGTCAAATATGCATGAAATCATTCAGACGATTGACTTCCCTAAATGAACATACTTATACTCATACTGGCCAGAGACCATATGCATGTAAAATATGTTCTAAGCGCTATAATAATGCTGGCTCTTTATATGCTCATACAAAAAAATGCAGAGCGCAACAATTATCAGGATCAGCATCCACCTATACAGTTGCGGTTGATAATGCCAATCAAAATGACGTTTCCACAGTACCACAAATGTTGATTTACTCccaaagaaaaattgttccCAGCGAACCTCAGGCTGCACAACCTCCAACGCCACAGTATTTGGTCACGGCTGTTCAGAGTCAAAAAACTCTTCCAACCCATATCAGTCAGTCCTTTTCAGTTGGGGACCCTCATTTTTATGCAATAGATGGAAAGCAATTGAAAAATCcttattatacaatttatcCCAATATGTAA